A window of Flavobacterium psychrophilum genomic DNA:
GAATTGTTTTTAGCCGATTATGTTATAACCACTTTACCGGCAGAACTTCACCTTGGTGCAGAAAGCCAAAAAGTTATAGCATATTTCAACAATGCGATTATGGAAGGCGACCTCAAACAACATTACGAAAAAGTAGAAGAATACACGCTTCAGAATAACGTTACCGCCTACCTGATGAAAAAAACATCATCACTAAACAATGCTGAGATTCAAACGATACATGATTATTTCCGGACTGCGTACCCGGAGTATGAGCAGATGTTTGCCATAAACAGGACTATACTTAAAACATCTGGTATTACTGTTGGCAACGGCTATGGCGCTGTATCTTTTGAAAACGAAAACACCCTAAATCTTTGCCCCGGTGCAACCAGGCCAAGCGAGATAAGCTTTATGTTTGATGAGAACGATACAAACCTAAGTTTTACTGCCACATTTAACAACAAGGAAACTATTGCCAGCGAGTGCAATTCGGCTAAAGACGGAGAGGTTAACCTGATAATTAAAGAAAATGGTGCCGTTATAAAAACCTTATACCTTACACACAAAAAGGAAAAGAATATAAACCTTGATGTATCGGGCAAAAAACAAATTACTATTATAGTAAACAAAGGCAAAAATGAAGACTATTGCGATTGGTTTAAACTAACTAACATTATTATCAAATAATATATAACCAAAAAACAGCCTTACGGCTGTTTTTTTTTATGTAGTCTGCTTGGTAATCCACTTCCCAACCTCGGGAGCCTTATAGTTTTCCATAAGCAATAATAACTCGTCGATATCGCTGCTAACAATAAGCATATCGCGGTTTATTTCCTTCAGGAAACCATTGTCTACCATATTCTGTATAAAAGCTACCAGAGCGTCGTAAAATCCGTTTACGTTTAAAATAGCAATCGGTTTCCTGTGAAGCCCGAGTTGCGCCCAGGTAAGCATCTCAAAAAACTCTTCTAATGTACCAAAACCACCAGGTAAGGCGATTACACCATCGCATAAGTCATTCATCTTTGTCTTCCTCTCATGCATAGATTCTACAAGGATAAGTTGCGACAGCCCTGCATGTGCAATTTCTTTTTGCTGTAAAAAATGCGGCAATACCCCAATAACTTCTCCGTTGCCCTCTAACGCACCATTTGCAACAGCACCCATAAGGCCAACGTTGGCACCACCATACACCAGCCCAATGCCTTTTAAGGCTAAGGCCCTGCCTAATTGGTATGCTTTTTCTTCGAAGAGGGGATTTGTTCCGAAGCTGGAACCGCAAAACACAGTAACTCGTTTCATAATCATCATTTTTTCAATTTATAAATTTACTTCAATAATTCTTACCTGTATGTTATGTGTAGTAATAGAAAGTATAAAATCAAAAAAGCCCTCCAATTAAATGGAAAGCTTCTCATCGGTCTAACTACTAAACCTTGTTATGCCCGAAGCATAACGTAAACAACACAACTATCTTAAATATTTTAGGCGAAAAAAGCCCCGCAAATTGCGAGGCTGTTTTTTCCTTTACTGGCGGTCTGGACGGGACTCGAACCCGCGACCCCATGCGTGACAGGCATGTATTCTAACCAACTGAACTACCAAACCAGCGTTTCTAATGTCTCACATAATGTGTTATTGTGTGTGTCATTATTACGAGTGCAAATATACGGCAGTTTTCCATATCTGCAAGTGTTTCGCAAACTTTTTTTTAATTTTTTTTGGCGTTTTTAGCCAAACTTTTGTTTCTCAACAAGGTAAGTCGTCAAAATTTTTTCAAATTTTTCATCGACTGAAACCGGGACATACTTAATTCGGTACAGCATACAGGTCTCCTCTACTTTTTTAAAGTAGGCATCTACCAATTTTTCATACTCCGATTTTACATTTTCTGCAAAAAGGTTCACTTCTTCCCCCGATTCAAGGTCAATAAATTTCCTCGGAGCGTTATCAAAATCAAAATTAAACTCGGTTTTCTTGTCCATTACATGAAACAAAACCACTTTATGCTTATTATGTTTTAAATGTTGCAGTGCATTAAATAGTGCCTCGTCATTTCCGGGCTGAAACATATCGGTAAATAATATGATCATAGAACGGCGGTGCATTTTTTGTGCAATCTGGTGTAAAAAGGTTGTTGTATCGGTAGCCTTGCTTCTGCCCGGCGATTCCAAGACACCTTCAAGTTTATTCAACAGCATACGATGATGTCTTCCGCTGCCTTTTTCGGGCGCGTAGAACTCATAACTATCAGAATACACACTTAGCCCTACTGCATCGCGCTGGTGCTTTAGCAGCTCCATTAACACCGCCGATGCCAAAACCGAAAATCCTATCTTGTTTTCATAGAACTGCTGCCCCTGCTTAAGCTTAGGATAATGCATAGATGATGAATTATCTACTATTATATGACAGCGCAGGTTGGTTTCTTCCTCATAGCGCTTGGTATACAACCTGTCGGTACGGGCAAAAAGCTTCCAGTCGATATGCCTGGTGCTTTCTCCCGGATTATATACCTTATGCTCGGCAAACTCTGAAGAGAATCCGTGAAACGGACTCTTATGCATACCCGATATAAAACCTTCCACGATTTGGTTGGCTAATAATTCGAGATGCGAAAAACTGGATATTTTTTGTAACTGGCCTTCTAACTTCATAATTTCAAATGTAAGGAATTGACTCAAATTAAACTAATGGATTTGCAAGCCCAAATCGGTGTAAACAAAAAAGATCTGCATGGCTTTAACCACACAGATCTTTCTATAATCGATTTTAGTATCCTTTAGTATAACTGTTGAAGGCTTGCGGTATCAAACGCTTTCAATTCATCAAAACGCTGCAGTTTTACTTTCTGCACCCATTCCGGATCCTGAAGCAATGCACGCCCTATGGCAACCATATCAAAATCGCCACGCTCAAAACGGCGAAGCATATCGCTCATCTCGGCAGTTTCAGATCCTCCACCTTTTGTAAACAATTCCATTACATCACTGTTCAGGCCGACAGACCCTACGGTTATGGTAGGCTGGCCTGTAACTTTTTTAATCCATCCGGCAAGATTAAGGTCGCTGCCTTCAAATTCGTTTTCCCAATACCTTCTCTGTGATGCATGAAAAATATCAACACCCGCATCAACCAACGGTTTTAGCCATTCTTCCATTTCTGACGGATTATCAACAAGCTTTACAGCATAATCCTGTTGTTTCCATTGCGAAAGGCGGAAAATAATAACCATATCCGGCCCCACTGCCGCACGCATCGCTTTTACAACATCTACAGCAAAACGGCTTCTTTCTTTTAATGTTTTACCACCATACTCGTCTGTACGGTTATTGGTGGTCTCCCAGAAAAACTGATCGATAAGGTAACCGTGTGCTCCATGTATCTCAAAAGCATCAAATCCAAGATTCTTAGCATTAAGGGCAGCATCGGCAAAAGCTTTAATTGTAACTTCTATATCCTGAAGCGTCATTGTATCGGGGCTTTCAAATGGGGCAGGTGCTTCCCATCCCATTGGTGTATTACCAACATGCCATAACTGAGGCGCAATTTTACCATTGGCAGCGTGAACATCCTGCACTACCTTTTTCCATCCGTTAAGGGCAGCTTCTCCATGAAAGTCGGGGATATCCTTTTGATTTTTAGCTGATGGGCGATTAATAACTGTACCTTCTGTAATAATAAGGCCAACTTCCGCCGCTGCTCTACGTGCATAATAATCGGCAACAAGCTGGGTTGGTACGCCGTCGGTAGCAAAAGTACGTGTCATAGGAGCCATTACAAACCTGTTTCTCAGGGTTAGGCCTTTGTATTGAAAGGGAGCAAAAAGCGATTCGAAATTCATTGTATACATTATTTAATTAGAGACAGCAAAGTGCTATCTGTCTTATTTTATTTTAGCATTGCAAAGTAAAGCATAATAGTCTACATTTGTAACTATCAATAGTATATTGTGGTAACCTCCAAGTAACCTGACATGAAAAACGACGTTTTTAGATATAGCAATTGTCCGATGCACCGGTCTATGGCAATACTCGGCACCAAATGGAAACCGATAGTTATTTATGTTTTAAGGTCACGCACCGCCCGTTTCGGACAAATACATGCTGCCATAGGATCAATCTCTAAAAAAGTTCTTACTTCTACTTTAAAAGAGCTGGAAGCAGATGGTATCCTATTAAGGAAAGAATTTAAAGAACTTCCGCCAAGGGTAGAATACACACTGACCGAAAAAGGAAAAACGCTTTTACCAATAATTATAGAGCTTGCCAAATGGGATAATGAACATTATGAGCACAACAAACTGTCTCACCCAAAAGCAACAGAAGCTGCTGTTGCCGATTTATAATAAAAGAGCCCACTAATAATTAGTGGGCTCTTTTATGTTGAAAGGCTTTGTGCTTATGATAATAAAGCGTCAATAGCATCTGTGTATGTCTTTTTAGGAGCAACACCTACCTGACGGCCTACTACTTCTCCGTTTTGGAAAACCAATACCGTAGGGATGTTTCTAACACCATATTTAGCAGCAAATTCCTGGTTAGCATCTACATCTACTTTACCAACTACAGCTTTACCTTCGTACTCTGTGTTGATTTCATCGATGATTGGACCAACCATACGACATGGTCCGCACCATGCTGCCCAAAAGTCTACTAATACAGGTTTGTCTGATTTTAATACTACATCTTCAAATGTAGCATCGGTTATTGCTTGTGCCATTATATTTTTTCTTTAAAATTAGTTTTAGATAACAAATTTACGATTTAATATTAATTTTTCTGTTAAAGATATATTAGTTTTAGCTATACACAGATAGACGTAATTTATCCGGAATTTTAATTCAGTTTAAAGTTCAACTGAAGTTTTTCCAGCTCCTGTAGTAACTCATTGCTAATCTTGACCTTTAACCTGCGGCTTGGCATAACCAGTTTGGTTACCACCTGTATATCTTCAACGTCTGTCATTACAGGTTCTACAACTTCCTGATCAAACTCGTCTACTTCGTCAGTTGCTTCTTTTGGCGGCGCAGCCGAAGCAGCAACTTCAACCTGCCTGATAACTTTTTTAAGTTCCATTACCTCAAAAGTTACATTATTGTCTCCGGTATTGGCCCTGAATAATTCATTAAGTGTTGCTATAACCTGCTCCTGAAGCTCTGCTATATTAAACTGAATAATAAGTTTCTTAGCAAAGGTGGTTAATACATCCTGAAGATACTGTATCGCAATAAACTGCAGCCTCGGTTCTCCTTTTTTA
This region includes:
- a CDS encoding LOG family protein YvdD, with the protein product MIMKRVTVFCGSSFGTNPLFEEKAYQLGRALALKGIGLVYGGANVGLMGAVANGALEGNGEVIGVLPHFLQQKEIAHAGLSQLILVESMHERKTKMNDLCDGVIALPGGFGTLEEFFEMLTWAQLGLHRKPIAILNVNGFYDALVAFIQNMVDNGFLKEINRDMLIVSSDIDELLLLMENYKAPEVGKWITKQTT
- a CDS encoding 1,2-oxophytodienoate reductase — its product is MNFESLFAPFQYKGLTLRNRFVMAPMTRTFATDGVPTQLVADYYARRAAAEVGLIITEGTVINRPSAKNQKDIPDFHGEAALNGWKKVVQDVHAANGKIAPQLWHVGNTPMGWEAPAPFESPDTMTLQDIEVTIKAFADAALNAKNLGFDAFEIHGAHGYLIDQFFWETTNNRTDEYGGKTLKERSRFAVDVVKAMRAAVGPDMVIIFRLSQWKQQDYAVKLVDNPSEMEEWLKPLVDAGVDIFHASQRRYWENEFEGSDLNLAGWIKKVTGQPTITVGSVGLNSDVMELFTKGGGSETAEMSDMLRRFERGDFDMVAIGRALLQDPEWVQKVKLQRFDELKAFDTASLQQLY
- a CDS encoding thioredoxin; translated protein: MAQAITDATFEDVVLKSDKPVLVDFWAAWCGPCRMVGPIIDEINTEYEGKAVVGKVDVDANQEFAAKYGVRNIPTVLVFQNGEVVGRQVGVAPKKTYTDAIDALLS